A region of Saccharococcus thermophilus DNA encodes the following proteins:
- the yidC gene encoding membrane protein insertase YidC, whose amino-acid sequence MRKWIFALFGAVVLLSGCNRNKPINEHSQGIWDHYFVYPMSKLLLTIGHLFGNNYGIAIIILTLIVRFCLLPLILKQFKTTIAMQKIRPELQKLQQKYKGNDIETQRKLQQEMMQLYQKHGVNPASGCLPVLIQMPIFMSLYYAISRTQEIKTHSFLWVQLGHRDPYFILPILASLMTFISVRLSPSMTEEQMPQMAMMSYIMPIMIFLGASSVPSALSLYWVVGGCFSIIQSLILRSQLKAVKAAKNGQA is encoded by the coding sequence ATGAGAAAGTGGATTTTTGCGTTATTTGGAGCAGTTGTTTTACTAAGCGGCTGCAATCGCAACAAGCCGATTAATGAACATAGTCAAGGAATTTGGGATCATTATTTTGTCTATCCAATGTCGAAATTGCTTTTGACGATTGGGCATCTATTTGGCAATAACTACGGAATTGCCATCATCATATTAACGTTAATCGTCCGTTTTTGCCTGTTGCCGTTGATTTTAAAGCAGTTTAAAACGACGATTGCGATGCAAAAAATCCGCCCGGAACTGCAAAAGCTCCAGCAGAAATATAAAGGGAATGACATCGAAACACAGCGTAAGCTCCAGCAGGAAATGATGCAATTGTATCAAAAGCACGGCGTCAATCCTGCGAGCGGCTGCCTGCCGGTGCTGATTCAAATGCCGATTTTTATGTCGCTTTATTACGCGATTTCGCGCACGCAAGAAATTAAGACGCACTCGTTTTTATGGGTGCAGCTCGGCCACCGCGATCCGTACTTCATTTTGCCAATTTTGGCCAGCCTCATGACATTCATCTCGGTGCGTTTGTCGCCATCGATGACGGAGGAACAAATGCCGCAAATGGCGATGATGTCGTATATCATGCCGATCATGATTTTTCTCGGGGCAAGTTCCGTTCCTTCCGCCCTGTCGCTTTACTGGGTGGTCGGCGGCTGCTTCTCCATCATCCAATCGTTGATTTTACGATCGCAACTAAAAGCGGTCAAAGCCGCAAAAAACGGACAAGCATGA
- a CDS encoding cysteine hydrolase family protein — translation MKKALINIDYTVDFIADHGALTCGKPGQQIESELVRITKQFIENGDFVVFAIDMHKAGDTYHPETKLFPPHNIEGTDGRKLYGELEAVYQANKHKDNVYWMDKTRYSAFAGTDLEIKLRERGINEVHLVGCCTDICVLHTAVDAYNKGFHIVVHKNAVASFNSVGHEWALEHFKHTLGAEVVE, via the coding sequence ATGAAAAAGGCGTTGATCAACATAGACTATACGGTCGATTTCATCGCTGACCACGGCGCGCTTACTTGCGGTAAGCCCGGCCAGCAAATCGAATCGGAGCTGGTGCGGATTACGAAACAGTTTATCGAAAATGGCGATTTTGTTGTATTTGCGATTGATATGCATAAAGCGGGTGATACTTATCATCCGGAAACGAAGCTGTTTCCGCCGCACAATATCGAAGGCACGGACGGCCGGAAATTGTATGGAGAACTGGAAGCGGTTTATCAGGCAAACAAACATAAAGACAATGTGTATTGGATGGATAAAACGAGATATAGCGCATTTGCGGGGACGGATTTGGAAATCAAGTTAAGAGAACGAGGAATTAACGAAGTTCATTTAGTCGGCTGCTGTACGGATATTTGTGTGCTTCATACTGCGGTCGACGCGTATAATAAAGGTTTTCACATCGTTGTACATAAAAACGCGGTCGCCAGCTTCAATTCGGTCGGGCATGAATGGGCGCTCGAGCACTTCAAGCATACATTAGGTGCGGAAGTGGTGGAATAA